The Cervus canadensis isolate Bull #8, Minnesota chromosome 9, ASM1932006v1, whole genome shotgun sequence genome contains a region encoding:
- the LOC122447612 gene encoding histone-lysine N-methyltransferase SETDB2 isoform X1, which translates to MGEKNGDAETFWMELEDDGKVDFIFEQVQNVLQSLKQKIKDGSATNKEYIQAMILVKDATISHNSTLIKDHTSVTQNAEENKSSSLPSTSYEDFFPKDCTSQSTENLEVPPMENKVADFIEKESSLNLSYQKHECSGACLMKMPLTFKGENPLQLPIKCHFQRRHAKTNSHSSALHVSYKTPCGRSLRNMEEVFRYLLETECNFLFTDNFSFNTYVQLTRNYPKKEEIVSDVDISNGVESVPISFCNEIDNRKLPQFKYRKTMWPRAYYLNSFSNMFTDSCDCSEGCVDITKCACLQLTARNSKTCTLSSNKITTGYKYKRLERQIPTGIYECSLLCKCDRRMCQNRVVQHGPQVRLQVFKTEKKGWGVRCLDDIDRGTFVCIYSGRLLSRSNTEKPDAIDENGKENIMKNMFSKKRKIEVADCEIEVIPIELEARPGSMETREYPPKLHSNTKEPVIGMKYNSISRIRYHSVIRSPKTKTVIIQHNGKNMGFTSSESVTSEDNGELNPAQVHLNSKAKEMRKDSSSNEVEDSEDNDVIDITKCREETPPGGTCHQAVTLDDKNEVQIQKPQEEKSPACQNQQVFCGKVLPNETKDASSDSLEKFNKGNVFLLDATKEGNVGRFLNHSCCPNLLVQNVFVETHDRNFPLVAFFTNRYVKARTELTWDYGYEAGTMPEKEILCQCGVNKCRKKIL; encoded by the exons gtGATGCAGAAACTTTCTGGATGGAGCTGGAAGATGATGGGAAAGTGGATTTCATATTTGAACAAGTGCAAAATGTGCTGCAATCACTGAAACAAAAGATCAAAGATGGGTCTGCCACAAATAAAG AATATATCCAAGCAATGATTCTAGTAAAAGATGCAACTATAAGCCACAATTCAACATTGATAAAGG ATCATACGTCTGTGACCCAGAATgcagaagaaaacaaatcaagTTCATTGCCCTCGACGTCATATGAAGACTTCTTTCCAAAAGACTGCACCTCTCA aTCTACAGAAAACCTGGAAGTTCCCCCTATGGAAAATAAAGTTGCAGACTTTATAGAAAAAGAATCTTCTTTAAATTTATCTTACCAAAAGCATGAGTGCTCTGGCGCCTGTCTGATGAAAATGCCACTTACCTTCAAGGGGGAAAACCCTCTGCAGCTACCAATCAAATGCCATTTCCAAAGACGACACGCAAAGACAAACTCTCATTCTTCAGCACTCCACGTGAGTTATAAAACCCCTTGTGGAAGGAGTCTACGAAACATGGAGGAAGTTTTTCGTTACCTGCTTGAGACAGAGTGTAACTTTCTATTTAcagataacttttctttcaatacCTATGTTCAGTTGACTCGGAATTacccaaagaaagaagaaattgttTCTGATGTGGATATTAGCAATGGAGTGGAATCGGTGCCCATTTCTTTCTGTAATGAAATTGACAATAGAAAACTTCCACAGTTTAAGTACAGAAAGACTATGTGGCCACGAGCATATTATCTAAACAGCTTTTCCAACATGTTTACTGATTCATGTGACTGTTCTGAGGGCTGCGTAGACAT AACAAAATGTGCATGTCTTCAACTGACAGCAAGGAATTCCAAGACTTGCACCTTGTCAAGTAATAAAATAACCActggatataaatataaaagactaGAGAGACAGATACCTACTGG CATTTATGAATGCAGCCTATTATGCAAGTGTGATCGACGAATGTGTCAAAACCGAGTTGTCCAGCATGGACCTCAAGTAAGGCTACAAGTGTTCAAAACTGAGAAGAAGGGATGGGGAGTGCGCTGTCTAGATGACATTGACAGAGGGACGTTTGTTTGCATTTATTCAG gaagatTACTAAGCAGATCTAACACTGAGAAACCTGATGCTATTgatgaaaatggaaaagagaatattatgaaaaatatgttttccaaaaagaggaaaatagaagTTGCAGATTGTGAGATTGAAGTTATCCCAATAGAACTGGAAGCGCGTCCTGGAAGTATGGAGACTCGGGAGTATCCACCTAAGCTCCATAGTAATACCAAAGAGCCTGTTAT aggGATGAAATATAACAGCATTTCAAGAATTCGGTATCATTCAGTCATTAGAAGTCCTAAAACCAAGACTGTCATTATTCAACACAATGGGAAAAATATG ggatttaCTTCCTCAGAGTCTGTCACCTCAGAAGATAATGGGGAACTTAATCCAGCTCAAGTACATCTGAACTCTAAAGCCAAGGAAATGAGAA AGGACTCAAGCTCAAACGAAGTTGAAGATTCTGAAGACAACGATGTGATAGATATAACCAAGTGTAGAGAAGAAACTCCACCAGGGGGCACATGTCACCAAGCAGTTACACTGGATGACAAGAATGAGGTTCAAATACAAAAGCCCCAAGAGGAAAAATCTCCAGCATGTCAAAACCAGCAGGTCTTTTGTGGTAAAGTGTTACCGAATGAAACCAAGGATGCTTCATCTGATTCTCTAGAGAAGTTCAATAAAGGGAATGTGTTTTTATTGGATGccacaaaagaaggaaatgtggGCCGCTTCCTTAAT CATAGTTGTTGCCCAAATCTTTTGGTACAGAATGTTTTTGTAGAAACACATGACAGAAATTTTCCCTTGGTGGCGTTCTTCACCAACag GTATGTGAAAGCAAGAACAGAACTAACATGGGATTATGGTTATGAAGCTGGGACTATGCCTGAGAAAGAAATCCTCTGCCAATGTGGGGTTAATAAgtgtagaaaaaaaatattataa
- the LOC122447612 gene encoding histone-lysine N-methyltransferase SETDB2 isoform X2, whose protein sequence is MGEKNGDAETFWMELEDDGKVDFIFEQVQNVLQSLKQKIKDGSATNKEYIQAMILVKDATISHNSTLIKDHTSVTQNAEENKSSSLPSTSYEDFFPKDCTSQSTENLEVPPMENKVADFIEKESSLNLSYQKHECSGACLMKMPLTFKGENPLQLPIKCHFQRRHAKTNSHSSALHVSYKTPCGRSLRNMEEVFRYLLETECNFLFTDNFSFNTYVQLTRNYPKKEEIVSDVDISNGVESVPISFCNEIDNRKLPQFKYRKTMWPRAYYLNSFSNMFTDSCDCSEGCVDITKCACLQLTARNSKTCTLSSNKITTGYKYKRLERQIPTGIYECSLLCKCDRRMCQNRVVQHGPQVRLQVFKTEKKGWGVRCLDDIDRGTFVCIYSGRLLSRSNTEKPDAIDENGKENIMKNMFSKKRKIEVADCEIEVIPIELEARPGSMETREYPPKLHSNTKEPVIGMKYNSISRIRYHSVIRSPKTKTVIIQHNGKNMGFTSSESVTSEDNGELNPAQVHLNSKAKEMRKDSSSNEVEDSEDNDVIDITKCREETPPGGTCHQAVTLDDKNEVQIQKPQEEKSPACQNQQVFCGKVLPNETKDASSDSLEKFNKGNVFLLDATKEGNVGRFLNHSCCPNLLVQNVFVETHDRNFPLVAFFTNRFSSLLLYKHRKRGNRNLEELKYFCSRQSRTVRKGNLRE, encoded by the exons gtGATGCAGAAACTTTCTGGATGGAGCTGGAAGATGATGGGAAAGTGGATTTCATATTTGAACAAGTGCAAAATGTGCTGCAATCACTGAAACAAAAGATCAAAGATGGGTCTGCCACAAATAAAG AATATATCCAAGCAATGATTCTAGTAAAAGATGCAACTATAAGCCACAATTCAACATTGATAAAGG ATCATACGTCTGTGACCCAGAATgcagaagaaaacaaatcaagTTCATTGCCCTCGACGTCATATGAAGACTTCTTTCCAAAAGACTGCACCTCTCA aTCTACAGAAAACCTGGAAGTTCCCCCTATGGAAAATAAAGTTGCAGACTTTATAGAAAAAGAATCTTCTTTAAATTTATCTTACCAAAAGCATGAGTGCTCTGGCGCCTGTCTGATGAAAATGCCACTTACCTTCAAGGGGGAAAACCCTCTGCAGCTACCAATCAAATGCCATTTCCAAAGACGACACGCAAAGACAAACTCTCATTCTTCAGCACTCCACGTGAGTTATAAAACCCCTTGTGGAAGGAGTCTACGAAACATGGAGGAAGTTTTTCGTTACCTGCTTGAGACAGAGTGTAACTTTCTATTTAcagataacttttctttcaatacCTATGTTCAGTTGACTCGGAATTacccaaagaaagaagaaattgttTCTGATGTGGATATTAGCAATGGAGTGGAATCGGTGCCCATTTCTTTCTGTAATGAAATTGACAATAGAAAACTTCCACAGTTTAAGTACAGAAAGACTATGTGGCCACGAGCATATTATCTAAACAGCTTTTCCAACATGTTTACTGATTCATGTGACTGTTCTGAGGGCTGCGTAGACAT AACAAAATGTGCATGTCTTCAACTGACAGCAAGGAATTCCAAGACTTGCACCTTGTCAAGTAATAAAATAACCActggatataaatataaaagactaGAGAGACAGATACCTACTGG CATTTATGAATGCAGCCTATTATGCAAGTGTGATCGACGAATGTGTCAAAACCGAGTTGTCCAGCATGGACCTCAAGTAAGGCTACAAGTGTTCAAAACTGAGAAGAAGGGATGGGGAGTGCGCTGTCTAGATGACATTGACAGAGGGACGTTTGTTTGCATTTATTCAG gaagatTACTAAGCAGATCTAACACTGAGAAACCTGATGCTATTgatgaaaatggaaaagagaatattatgaaaaatatgttttccaaaaagaggaaaatagaagTTGCAGATTGTGAGATTGAAGTTATCCCAATAGAACTGGAAGCGCGTCCTGGAAGTATGGAGACTCGGGAGTATCCACCTAAGCTCCATAGTAATACCAAAGAGCCTGTTAT aggGATGAAATATAACAGCATTTCAAGAATTCGGTATCATTCAGTCATTAGAAGTCCTAAAACCAAGACTGTCATTATTCAACACAATGGGAAAAATATG ggatttaCTTCCTCAGAGTCTGTCACCTCAGAAGATAATGGGGAACTTAATCCAGCTCAAGTACATCTGAACTCTAAAGCCAAGGAAATGAGAA AGGACTCAAGCTCAAACGAAGTTGAAGATTCTGAAGACAACGATGTGATAGATATAACCAAGTGTAGAGAAGAAACTCCACCAGGGGGCACATGTCACCAAGCAGTTACACTGGATGACAAGAATGAGGTTCAAATACAAAAGCCCCAAGAGGAAAAATCTCCAGCATGTCAAAACCAGCAGGTCTTTTGTGGTAAAGTGTTACCGAATGAAACCAAGGATGCTTCATCTGATTCTCTAGAGAAGTTCAATAAAGGGAATGTGTTTTTATTGGATGccacaaaagaaggaaatgtggGCCGCTTCCTTAAT CATAGTTGTTGCCCAAATCTTTTGGTACAGAATGTTTTTGTAGAAACACATGACAGAAATTTTCCCTTGGTGGCGTTCTTCACCAACag ATTCTCTTCACTCCTTCTatacaaacacaggaaaagagggAATAGAAACTTGGAGGAgctgaaatatttttgttctagACAGAGTAGAACCGTAAGAAAAGGAAACTTAAGAGAATAG
- the LOC122447612 gene encoding histone-lysine N-methyltransferase SETDB2 isoform X3 — MELEDDGKVDFIFEQVQNVLQSLKQKIKDGSATNKEYIQAMILVKDATISHNSTLIKDHTSVTQNAEENKSSSLPSTSYEDFFPKDCTSQSTENLEVPPMENKVADFIEKESSLNLSYQKHECSGACLMKMPLTFKGENPLQLPIKCHFQRRHAKTNSHSSALHVSYKTPCGRSLRNMEEVFRYLLETECNFLFTDNFSFNTYVQLTRNYPKKEEIVSDVDISNGVESVPISFCNEIDNRKLPQFKYRKTMWPRAYYLNSFSNMFTDSCDCSEGCVDITKCACLQLTARNSKTCTLSSNKITTGYKYKRLERQIPTGIYECSLLCKCDRRMCQNRVVQHGPQVRLQVFKTEKKGWGVRCLDDIDRGTFVCIYSGRLLSRSNTEKPDAIDENGKENIMKNMFSKKRKIEVADCEIEVIPIELEARPGSMETREYPPKLHSNTKEPVIGMKYNSISRIRYHSVIRSPKTKTVIIQHNGKNMGFTSSESVTSEDNGELNPAQVHLNSKAKEMRKDSSSNEVEDSEDNDVIDITKCREETPPGGTCHQAVTLDDKNEVQIQKPQEEKSPACQNQQVFCGKVLPNETKDASSDSLEKFNKGNVFLLDATKEGNVGRFLNHSCCPNLLVQNVFVETHDRNFPLVAFFTNRYVKARTELTWDYGYEAGTMPEKEILCQCGVNKCRKKIL, encoded by the exons ATGGAGCTGGAAGATGATGGGAAAGTGGATTTCATATTTGAACAAGTGCAAAATGTGCTGCAATCACTGAAACAAAAGATCAAAGATGGGTCTGCCACAAATAAAG AATATATCCAAGCAATGATTCTAGTAAAAGATGCAACTATAAGCCACAATTCAACATTGATAAAGG ATCATACGTCTGTGACCCAGAATgcagaagaaaacaaatcaagTTCATTGCCCTCGACGTCATATGAAGACTTCTTTCCAAAAGACTGCACCTCTCA aTCTACAGAAAACCTGGAAGTTCCCCCTATGGAAAATAAAGTTGCAGACTTTATAGAAAAAGAATCTTCTTTAAATTTATCTTACCAAAAGCATGAGTGCTCTGGCGCCTGTCTGATGAAAATGCCACTTACCTTCAAGGGGGAAAACCCTCTGCAGCTACCAATCAAATGCCATTTCCAAAGACGACACGCAAAGACAAACTCTCATTCTTCAGCACTCCACGTGAGTTATAAAACCCCTTGTGGAAGGAGTCTACGAAACATGGAGGAAGTTTTTCGTTACCTGCTTGAGACAGAGTGTAACTTTCTATTTAcagataacttttctttcaatacCTATGTTCAGTTGACTCGGAATTacccaaagaaagaagaaattgttTCTGATGTGGATATTAGCAATGGAGTGGAATCGGTGCCCATTTCTTTCTGTAATGAAATTGACAATAGAAAACTTCCACAGTTTAAGTACAGAAAGACTATGTGGCCACGAGCATATTATCTAAACAGCTTTTCCAACATGTTTACTGATTCATGTGACTGTTCTGAGGGCTGCGTAGACAT AACAAAATGTGCATGTCTTCAACTGACAGCAAGGAATTCCAAGACTTGCACCTTGTCAAGTAATAAAATAACCActggatataaatataaaagactaGAGAGACAGATACCTACTGG CATTTATGAATGCAGCCTATTATGCAAGTGTGATCGACGAATGTGTCAAAACCGAGTTGTCCAGCATGGACCTCAAGTAAGGCTACAAGTGTTCAAAACTGAGAAGAAGGGATGGGGAGTGCGCTGTCTAGATGACATTGACAGAGGGACGTTTGTTTGCATTTATTCAG gaagatTACTAAGCAGATCTAACACTGAGAAACCTGATGCTATTgatgaaaatggaaaagagaatattatgaaaaatatgttttccaaaaagaggaaaatagaagTTGCAGATTGTGAGATTGAAGTTATCCCAATAGAACTGGAAGCGCGTCCTGGAAGTATGGAGACTCGGGAGTATCCACCTAAGCTCCATAGTAATACCAAAGAGCCTGTTAT aggGATGAAATATAACAGCATTTCAAGAATTCGGTATCATTCAGTCATTAGAAGTCCTAAAACCAAGACTGTCATTATTCAACACAATGGGAAAAATATG ggatttaCTTCCTCAGAGTCTGTCACCTCAGAAGATAATGGGGAACTTAATCCAGCTCAAGTACATCTGAACTCTAAAGCCAAGGAAATGAGAA AGGACTCAAGCTCAAACGAAGTTGAAGATTCTGAAGACAACGATGTGATAGATATAACCAAGTGTAGAGAAGAAACTCCACCAGGGGGCACATGTCACCAAGCAGTTACACTGGATGACAAGAATGAGGTTCAAATACAAAAGCCCCAAGAGGAAAAATCTCCAGCATGTCAAAACCAGCAGGTCTTTTGTGGTAAAGTGTTACCGAATGAAACCAAGGATGCTTCATCTGATTCTCTAGAGAAGTTCAATAAAGGGAATGTGTTTTTATTGGATGccacaaaagaaggaaatgtggGCCGCTTCCTTAAT CATAGTTGTTGCCCAAATCTTTTGGTACAGAATGTTTTTGTAGAAACACATGACAGAAATTTTCCCTTGGTGGCGTTCTTCACCAACag GTATGTGAAAGCAAGAACAGAACTAACATGGGATTATGGTTATGAAGCTGGGACTATGCCTGAGAAAGAAATCCTCTGCCAATGTGGGGTTAATAAgtgtagaaaaaaaatattataa